Sequence from the [Bacteroides] pectinophilus genome:
GTTTGCGAATATCCGTATAAATAGAAAAAGCCCTTTGAGAAAGGGATTTCTCCTCTCTCAAAGGGCAAGTTGGCAAACTGAAAGTTTCACATTATCTATTACAATGTAAATAATGCTTTTTCGTAGTCCTTAACATAATACTTAATATTGGTTCTACCTTTTTGTATTACAGTATGTCCCTCCTTCTCAAGCATCTCCTTTTGTGCCTCAACTCCTCCAGGATACTTTGCATTTAATTCCCCATTTGCTTTTAATGTTCTCCAATAAGGTGTTTTATCTTCTGCACGCTGATAACTCGCCCATGCAACTATTGAAACAAAAATTCCAGCTGTGATTGGCTCTGTAAAATCAGCACCGCTTTGTTTAGCAAAGTAATCTCTTATTGTACCTACAGTAAGCAATTTACCACAAGGCACAAGTCGCATTACTTTGTCATAGTCAATAGGTGGGGCAAAGTACATTTTATCTCCACCATATTTTTCAATGCTCTTTTCATCTGTTATTATTTGAACTTTAGGCATATCCTTGCTATCCATAAG
This genomic interval carries:
- a CDS encoding MGMT family protein, with protein sequence MANEDKKDFNAMLMDSKDMPKVQIITDEKSIEKYGGDKMYFAPPIDYDKVMRLVPCGKLLTVGTIRDYFAKQSGADFTEPITAGIFVSIVAWASYQRAEDKTPYWRTLKANGELNAKYPGGVEAQKEMLEKEGHTVIQKGRTNIKYYVKDYEKALFTL